The following proteins are co-located in the Deinococcus metallilatus genome:
- a CDS encoding DNA glycosylase AlkZ-like family protein yields MPDHATPLTPAALRAFAFRTLERQRSLQGALDLMGFVQADPIRAPARAQDLTLFQRVRGYRAGDLERLYPTLDAEEDMLPNYGFVTRDVQALLHPREVGETRIEREHPDLLAEVRALVRERDEVHPREVAAAVGRGRVVNAWGGQSAATTRALDALHRRGEVRVTRRAGGVRLYGPAPHLDALRELPLSTPERVRGAVHLLAALYGPLPEASLGYLVGLSRFGLPHLHGELRGAYRTAVREELTGTKVDGVRYVWPAEWDAEALPGPRGVRIVGPFDPLVWDRRRFTHLHGWTYRLEAYTPAEKREFGYYALPVFQAERAVGWANLKVEGGELRADVQFIPGVRETAALKKGVEAELNRYRTFLDLK; encoded by the coding sequence ATGCCCGACCACGCCACCCCCCTCACGCCCGCCGCCCTGCGGGCCTTCGCGTTCCGCACCCTGGAACGGCAGCGTTCCCTTCAGGGCGCACTGGACCTTATGGGCTTCGTGCAGGCCGACCCGATCCGGGCCCCGGCGCGGGCACAGGACCTCACCCTCTTTCAGCGGGTGCGGGGCTACCGGGCGGGCGATCTGGAGCGCCTTTATCCCACACTCGACGCCGAGGAGGACATGCTGCCGAACTACGGCTTCGTGACGCGGGATGTGCAGGCGCTCCTGCATCCGCGCGAAGTGGGCGAGACGCGGATCGAACGCGAACACCCCGACCTGCTGGCCGAGGTGCGCGCGCTGGTGCGGGAACGGGACGAGGTCCACCCGCGCGAGGTGGCGGCGGCGGTCGGGCGGGGCCGCGTGGTGAACGCCTGGGGCGGGCAGTCGGCGGCCACGACGCGCGCACTGGACGCGCTGCACCGCCGGGGCGAGGTGCGGGTGACGCGGCGCGCAGGCGGCGTGCGGCTGTACGGCCCGGCCCCGCATCTGGACGCCTTACGGGAATTGCCCCTCTCCACACCGGAGCGCGTGCGCGGCGCGGTGCATCTGCTGGCCGCGCTGTACGGGCCGTTGCCGGAAGCGAGCCTGGGCTACCTCGTCGGCCTCTCGCGCTTCGGGCTGCCGCACCTGCACGGCGAGTTGCGCGGGGCGTACCGGACGGCGGTGCGGGAGGAACTGACGGGCACAAAGGTGGACGGCGTCCGCTACGTGTGGCCTGCCGAATGGGACGCGGAGGCCCTGCCTGGCCCGCGCGGCGTGCGGATCGTCGGCCCCTTTGATCCCCTGGTGTGGGACCGCCGCCGCTTTACCCACCTGCACGGCTGGACGTACCGGCTGGAAGCGTACACGCCCGCCGAGAAGCGGGAATTCGGTTATTACGCGCTGCCAGTCTTTCAGGCCGAGCGGGCGGTGGGGTGGGCAAATCTGAAGGTGGAGGGCGGCGAGTTGCGAGCGGACGTGCAGTTCATCCCCGGCGTGCGTGAAACGGCGGCGCTGAAGAAAGGGGTGGAGGCCGAACTCAACCGCTACCGGACCTTTCTCGACCTGAAGTAG
- a CDS encoding DNA-3-methyladenine glycosylase — MSSPLPPAFFNRDPVRVAREVLGGTLVHVLPGGEVLSGRVVEVEAYDCPRDPACAAGRFHAVRSAEMAIPAGHWLFWMAHGHPLLQVACREEGIAASILIRALEPLTGLGTMLTHRPVTRQRDLTSGPAKLVYALGLNPAEVTGRRVDSPALHLLPPTAPLPDDLVTVTARIGIKEGRNLPWRFLLRGNPWVSPGVPSMDLTSG; from the coding sequence ATGTCCTCTCCCCTTCCTCCAGCCTTTTTCAACCGCGACCCGGTGCGCGTGGCCCGCGAAGTTCTCGGCGGCACTCTGGTGCATGTCCTTCCCGGCGGCGAGGTGCTGTCGGGCCGGGTGGTGGAGGTCGAAGCCTACGACTGCCCGCGCGATCCGGCCTGTGCCGCTGGACGCTTTCATGCTGTCCGCAGCGCAGAGATGGCGATTCCAGCGGGCCACTGGCTGTTCTGGATGGCGCACGGGCACCCACTCCTTCAGGTGGCCTGCCGGGAGGAGGGCATCGCGGCCAGCATCCTGATCCGCGCGCTGGAACCCCTGACCGGTCTGGGCACCATGCTTACCCACCGACCCGTCACCCGCCAGCGTGACCTCACCAGCGGCCCCGCCAAGCTCGTCTACGCCCTGGGCCTGAACCCGGCAGAGGTGACGGGCAGGCGGGTGGACAGTCCGGCGCTACATCTGCTCCCGCCCACCGCGCCCCTGCCCGACGACCTGGTGACGGTCACCGCCCGTATCGGCATCAAGGAAGGGCGCAATCTGCCCTGGCGGTTCCTGCTGCGGGGGAATCCCTGGGTGTCGCCCGGGGTGCCGAGCATGGACCTCACGTCAGGCTGA
- a CDS encoding polysaccharide deacetylase family protein, which translates to MRRLSLMLTWLVLLCFALSSPARAGNLTLVYHQIGLRGGVTLGVQADTLRRRVLELRARGYIFVTSSEILSYPRSVKTATFRFDDGFESVYQVAFPALRELGVRATVYPILDQIGQPGHMTQAQLDELRAAGWEIGSHTRTHAALIDLAPRRLAWELDPGDAALPCVAYPFYLQDARVRRAARHTFACGAGGAFGVRGEQYALPGPLASPWDDWLLPLRAAAGLDLRLPVLLGLGGNVLLDGPDAVQAAPPLWNPAAFELVGSGALGFSWQDGVRDTRLLVRQRDLMLGLNFLRGRETYSGATLAYNLAPVTLAVGYGTRGPVAGVSVALGGYGEVWGRYLDGASAVGAELIPVNYLRLKAEYALSPAAAFRGEAQYALPLLPGEGRPVRVLLGYDRGWYAGGTVRLGAHSATLTSRLDRLSFGVRVQTLW; encoded by the coding sequence ATGCGGCGGCTGTCCCTGATGCTGACCTGGCTGGTCCTGTTGTGTTTCGCCCTGTCTTCCCCGGCGCGGGCGGGCAATCTGACGCTGGTGTATCACCAGATCGGCCTTCGGGGGGGCGTGACGCTGGGGGTGCAGGCCGACACCCTGCGGCGGCGTGTGCTGGAGCTGCGGGCGCGCGGATACATCTTCGTGACCAGCAGCGAGATTCTGTCGTACCCCCGCAGCGTGAAGACCGCCACCTTCCGCTTCGACGACGGCTTCGAGAGCGTCTATCAGGTGGCGTTTCCGGCCCTGCGCGAGCTGGGCGTGCGCGCCACCGTCTACCCGATTCTGGACCAGATCGGCCAGCCCGGCCACATGACGCAGGCGCAACTGGACGAGCTGCGCGCCGCCGGATGGGAGATCGGCTCGCACACCCGCACGCACGCGGCGCTGATCGACCTGGCCCCGCGCCGCCTCGCCTGGGAACTCGATCCGGGGGACGCCGCCCTGCCCTGCGTGGCCTACCCCTTTTATCTGCAAGATGCGCGGGTGCGGCGGGCGGCCCGGCACACCTTCGCCTGTGGGGCCGGAGGCGCGTTCGGGGTGCGGGGCGAACAGTACGCGCTGCCTGGGCCGCTGGCCTCGCCCTGGGACGACTGGCTGCTCCCGCTGCGGGCCGCTGCGGGCCTGGACCTGCGGCTGCCGGTCCTGCTGGGCCTGGGCGGAAATGTCCTGCTGGATGGGCCGGACGCGGTGCAGGCCGCCCCTCCGCTGTGGAATCCGGCCGCCTTCGAGCTGGTCGGGTCGGGGGCGCTGGGCTTCAGTTGGCAGGACGGTGTGCGCGACACGCGGCTGCTGGTCCGGCAGCGCGACCTCATGTTGGGCCTGAACTTCCTGCGGGGCCGGGAAACGTACAGCGGCGCAACCCTGGCCTACAACCTCGCCCCGGTCACGCTGGCGGTGGGGTACGGTACGCGCGGTCCGGTCGCGGGCGTGTCCGTCGCGCTGGGCGGGTACGGCGAGGTGTGGGGACGGTACCTGGACGGTGCGTCAGCGGTCGGTGCCGAACTGATTCCCGTGAACTACCTGCGGCTCAAGGCAGAGTACGCCCTGTCCCCGGCCGCCGCCTTCCGGGGGGAAGCGCAGTACGCCCTGCCCCTGCTGCCCGGCGAGGGCCGCCCCGTGCGCGTGCTGCTGGGTTATGACCGGGGCTGGTACGCGGGCGGGACCGTCCGGCTGGGCGCCCACTCCGCCACCCTCACTTCCCGGCTGGACCGCCTGAGCTTCGGCGTGCGGGTGCAGACGTTGTGGTGA
- a CDS encoding ABC transporter ATP-binding protein: protein MIEVEHLHKSFQTRSGGLLRGQRRTVEAVRDVSFRIEAGEVVGYLGPNGAGKSTTIKMLTGLLVPTAGRVEVGGLVPWRDRRRHVSRLGAVFGQRTTLWWDLPVRDSLDLLRDVYRVPPGRFRENLKAFTDLLDLGPFLGTPARSLSLGQRMRADLAAALLHDPELLFLDEPTVGLDVVAKERIRAFVAHVNRERGATVLLTTHDLTDVERLTRRVMIIDHGALLYDGNLPELQARFGSARELVVDFEAPPADPRVPGLVLLSAEGPRVTYAFTGAAARPITLVTARAPVRDVTVREPDIEATIRRIYEGGLLGAGAVG, encoded by the coding sequence ATGATCGAAGTCGAACACCTCCACAAGTCCTTCCAGACCCGCTCGGGCGGCCTGCTGCGCGGCCAGCGGCGCACGGTGGAGGCCGTGCGGGACGTGAGTTTCCGGATCGAAGCGGGCGAGGTAGTGGGCTACCTGGGGCCGAACGGCGCGGGCAAGAGCACGACCATCAAGATGCTGACGGGACTGCTGGTGCCGACCGCCGGGCGGGTGGAGGTGGGGGGACTGGTACCCTGGCGCGACCGGCGGCGGCACGTCTCCAGGCTGGGGGCGGTGTTCGGTCAGCGGACGACGCTGTGGTGGGATTTGCCGGTGCGTGATTCGCTGGACCTGCTGCGGGACGTATACCGGGTGCCGCCCGGGCGCTTCCGCGAGAACCTGAAGGCGTTCACGGACCTGCTGGACCTGGGGCCGTTCCTGGGGACACCCGCCCGCTCCCTGTCGCTGGGGCAACGGATGCGGGCGGACCTGGCGGCGGCGCTGCTGCACGACCCGGAGCTGCTCTTTCTGGACGAGCCGACGGTGGGGCTGGACGTGGTCGCCAAGGAACGTATCCGCGCGTTCGTGGCACACGTCAACCGCGAGCGGGGCGCGACGGTGCTGCTCACCACGCACGACCTGACGGATGTGGAACGCCTGACCCGGCGGGTGATGATCATCGACCACGGGGCGCTGCTGTACGACGGCAACCTGCCCGAGTTGCAGGCCCGCTTCGGGAGCGCGCGGGAACTGGTGGTGGACTTCGAGGCCCCGCCCGCCGACCCCCGGGTGCCCGGCCTGGTCCTGCTGAGCGCCGAAGGCCCGCGCGTCACCTACGCCTTCACGGGCGCGGCGGCGCGGCCCATCACCCTCGTCACCGCCCGCGCCCCGGTGCGTGACGTGACCGTGCGCGAGCCGGACATCGAGGCGACGATCCGGCGGATTTACGAGGGAGGGTTGCTGGGGGCCGGGGCTGTAGGCTGA
- a CDS encoding ABC transporter permease translates to MHLLRLYFRLLGAQVRSQLAYPTAFVLDALAAALVTGAEFSAFALVLPRFGGLTGWTLGEVALLYGLAELAFVLMDFLFGGFDAPNLSAHVRTGSFSTFLLRPVPLPVQVFGSDFALRRLTRVALAAGIALYGVSQVDVAWSAGDVLLLAGSVLGMIAFFGGLFVVGGTLTFWTVESVEAMNVMTYGGRTLISYPMSIYAEWLRKTFTYLIPAAFLSYFPVLHLLGRPLPDGLPGWAAYLSPIVGPLMLAAAFAFWRVGVRQYHGTGS, encoded by the coding sequence TTGCACCTTCTGCGTCTGTATTTCCGCCTGCTGGGGGCACAGGTCCGCTCGCAGCTCGCCTATCCCACGGCCTTTGTGCTGGACGCCCTGGCGGCGGCGCTGGTGACCGGGGCGGAGTTCTCGGCCTTTGCGCTGGTGCTGCCGCGCTTCGGCGGCCTGACCGGGTGGACGCTGGGCGAGGTGGCGCTGCTGTACGGCCTGGCGGAACTCGCGTTCGTGCTGATGGATTTCCTGTTCGGGGGCTTCGACGCCCCCAACCTCAGCGCGCACGTCCGTACCGGCAGTTTCAGCACCTTCCTGCTGCGGCCGGTGCCGCTGCCCGTGCAGGTGTTCGGCTCGGACTTCGCTCTGCGCCGCCTGACGCGCGTGGCCCTCGCCGCTGGGATTGCCCTGTACGGCGTCTCGCAGGTGGATGTGGCGTGGAGCGCGGGGGACGTGCTGCTGCTGGCCGGGAGCGTTCTGGGCATGATCGCCTTTTTCGGCGGGCTGTTCGTGGTGGGCGGCACCCTCACCTTCTGGACGGTGGAGAGCGTCGAGGCGATGAACGTGATGACCTACGGCGGGCGCACGCTGATCTCCTATCCCATGAGCATCTACGCCGAGTGGCTCCGCAAGACCTTCACGTACCTGATTCCCGCCGCGTTCCTGAGTTACTTTCCCGTGCTGCACCTCCTGGGCAGGCCCCTGCCGGACGGGTTGCCGGGCTGGGCGGCCTACCTCTCCCCCATCGTCGGCCCGCTGATGCTCGCGGCGGCCTTCGCGTTCTGGCGGGTGGGGGTGCGGCAGTATCACGGGACTGGCTCGTAG
- a CDS encoding ABC transporter permease, with protein MNAALLRREGGLSLRQYGAAARLSFRRQFAYPAATFWGLLTNLFFGALRVAVLLALFGLKPQVAGFTPADAVTYTGLTQAFLAAFSLFGWYDLMRTVHRGEVVTELLRPHSFLGFWMAQDAGRAAAQFLLRGVTILALYAALWGLNWPEGASGWLLTVLSAGLAWACGFAFRFLVNGAAFWSPDAVGIGRFAWALMGLACGFLMPLAFFPAWFQTLLAWTPFPSMMNSTVEVWLGHVSGAAALRVLGVQAAWTVVLLGLAQFVLARGLRRLEVAGG; from the coding sequence TTGAATGCGGCACTTCTGAGACGCGAGGGTGGCCTGAGTCTCCGGCAGTACGGGGCGGCGGCCCGGCTGAGTTTCCGGCGGCAGTTCGCGTACCCGGCGGCGACGTTCTGGGGCCTCCTCACGAACCTGTTTTTTGGGGCGCTGCGGGTGGCGGTGCTGCTCGCGCTGTTCGGCCTGAAACCGCAGGTGGCCGGGTTCACCCCAGCCGACGCCGTCACGTACACCGGGCTGACGCAGGCGTTTCTGGCCGCTTTCAGCCTGTTCGGCTGGTACGACCTGATGCGGACCGTCCACCGGGGCGAGGTCGTGACCGAACTGCTGCGCCCGCACAGTTTCCTGGGGTTTTGGATGGCCCAGGACGCGGGCCGGGCGGCGGCGCAGTTCTTGCTGCGCGGCGTGACGATTCTGGCGCTGTACGCCGCGCTCTGGGGCCTGAACTGGCCGGAGGGCGCGTCCGGCTGGCTCCTGACCGTCCTCAGCGCGGGGCTGGCCTGGGCCTGCGGCTTCGCGTTCCGGTTCCTGGTGAACGGCGCGGCCTTCTGGTCGCCGGACGCGGTGGGGATCGGGCGCTTCGCCTGGGCGCTGATGGGCCTGGCCTGCGGGTTCCTGATGCCGCTGGCCTTTTTCCCGGCGTGGTTCCAGACCCTCCTCGCCTGGACACCCTTTCCCAGCATGATGAACTCCACCGTCGAGGTGTGGCTGGGCCACGTGAGCGGCGCGGCGGCCCTGCGCGTGCTGGGTGTGCAGGCCGCGTGGACGGTGGTGCTGCTGGGGCTGGCACAGTTCGTGCTGGCGCGGGGGTTGCGGCGGCTGGAGGTGGCGGGTGGCTAG
- a CDS encoding DUF937 domain-containing protein translates to MMDIFNMLGGLGQAQQTVGSRLGTSPQQTEAALEAAVPLLLGAMTRNAQTPGGAEALSGALDQHDGQALDLFGQGQMPDMQEGQKILGHVFGNQQQAAANAVSRRAGIDPQLALQILSMVAPLVLAYLSRRRQGQTQGQAGGQSGGLGGILGSILGGGGLGGILGGHPSQPQVQTQGGSLGEGPVIPGYTQPQNQGDVTGGSVLPGYPQNPAGQPGHASTGQMGGMIGTLNNVLDRDGDGNALNDLIGMFGGQRR, encoded by the coding sequence ATGATGGACATCTTCAATATGCTCGGCGGGTTGGGTCAGGCCCAGCAGACGGTCGGCAGCCGCCTCGGCACCTCGCCCCAGCAGACCGAGGCCGCGCTGGAGGCCGCCGTTCCGCTGCTGCTCGGCGCGATGACCCGCAACGCCCAGACGCCCGGCGGGGCCGAGGCGCTCTCGGGCGCCCTGGATCAGCACGACGGTCAGGCCCTCGACCTCTTCGGCCAGGGGCAGATGCCCGACATGCAGGAAGGCCAGAAGATTCTGGGTCACGTGTTCGGCAACCAGCAGCAGGCCGCCGCGAACGCCGTCAGCCGCCGCGCGGGCATCGACCCGCAGCTCGCCTTGCAGATCCTCTCGATGGTCGCGCCGCTGGTGCTGGCCTATCTCAGCCGCCGCAGGCAGGGGCAGACACAGGGGCAGGCGGGCGGTCAGTCGGGCGGTCTGGGCGGCATCCTCGGCAGCATTCTGGGCGGGGGCGGCCTGGGGGGGATTCTGGGAGGTCATCCTTCCCAACCCCAGGTGCAGACGCAGGGCGGCAGTCTGGGGGAAGGCCCGGTCATTCCCGGGTACACCCAGCCTCAGAATCAGGGAGATGTGACGGGCGGCTCCGTCCTGCCCGGTTACCCCCAGAACCCGGCGGGACAGCCCGGCCACGCCAGCACGGGACAGATGGGCGGCATGATCGGCACCCTGAACAATGTCCTCGACCGTGACGGCGACGGCAACGCCCTCAATGACCTGATCGGCATGTTCGGCGGCCAGCGGCGGTAG
- the cysK gene encoding cysteine synthase A yields the protein MIDALVGNTPLVQLTRVVTPDMADVFVKLEGQNPGGSIKDRTALGLIEDAERRGVLKPGGTIVEPTSGNTGIGLAQVAAARGYRLILCMPAQMSEERKRTLTAYGAELVLTDPERRMLAAIEEAEHIAREQGAVLLGQFTNPANPAMHERTTGPELWQQMDGRIDAFVYGTGTGGTISGVGRYLKRQDPDIRVVAVEPARSNVLSGGERGEHGFQGMGPGFIPENLDRSVIDEVVTVWEEDAYPLARRLAREEGIFVGMSSGAMVWAALEVARRLGPGKRVATIAVDTGARYLTTSLFHEERTGTPRGYQPYSREKVEVAPEVGEAANS from the coding sequence ATGATCGACGCGCTGGTAGGAAACACCCCGCTCGTGCAGCTCACGCGGGTGGTCACGCCCGACATGGCGGACGTGTTCGTGAAGCTCGAAGGCCAGAATCCCGGCGGCAGCATCAAGGACCGCACCGCCCTGGGGCTGATCGAGGACGCCGAGCGGCGGGGCGTGCTCAAGCCGGGCGGCACCATCGTGGAGCCGACCAGCGGCAACACCGGGATCGGGCTGGCGCAGGTGGCGGCGGCCCGGGGCTACCGGCTGATCCTGTGTATGCCCGCCCAGATGAGCGAGGAACGCAAGCGCACGCTGACCGCCTACGGCGCCGAACTGGTCCTGACCGACCCCGAGCGCCGGATGCTGGCCGCCATCGAGGAGGCCGAACACATCGCGCGGGAGCAGGGCGCCGTGCTGCTGGGCCAGTTCACCAACCCCGCCAACCCCGCCATGCACGAGCGCACGACCGGCCCGGAGCTGTGGCAGCAGATGGACGGGCGGATCGACGCCTTCGTCTATGGGACGGGCACGGGCGGGACCATCAGCGGTGTCGGCCGTTACCTCAAACGCCAGGACCCGGACATCCGGGTCGTCGCGGTGGAACCCGCCCGCAGCAACGTCCTGAGCGGCGGCGAGCGGGGCGAGCACGGCTTTCAGGGCATGGGGCCGGGCTTCATCCCCGAAAATCTCGACCGCAGCGTGATCGACGAGGTCGTCACCGTCTGGGAAGAGGACGCCTATCCGCTGGCCCGCCGCCTCGCCCGCGAGGAGGGGATTTTTGTGGGCATGAGCAGCGGCGCGATGGTCTGGGCCGCGCTGGAAGTCGCCCGCCGCCTCGGTCCCGGCAAGCGCGTGGCGACCATCGCCGTCGATACCGGCGCCCGCTACCTCACGACCAGCCTGTTCCACGAGGAACGCACCGGGACGCCCAGGGGATACCAGCCCTACTCGCGCGAGAAGGTGGAAGTGGCGCCCGAAGTGGGTGAAGCGGCGAACTCCTGA
- a CDS encoding metallophosphoesterase family protein, with translation MRPVRLALIADIHGNADALRAVLADAEAQGAERIVVNGDVVNRGPDSAEALALLLERDDVAFTLGNHDDLLRLWQARSDTLPADWFTDPFWGATDWSAAQLDRAGLLHVPQDWPMTLTLTAPDLPDVLIAHGTPAHYRESLSERTDPARVAELAGQAGVLVGSHIHRPAQATRAGVLVLNTGAVGAPANGDPRAQYLLLTATPAGWVPEFRAVPYDRAGVLRRFETSGLLSTGLSAEIFRDEVRTARSLYTPYWMWTEAHGHPRDAQTWAAFQRQQLLPRS, from the coding sequence ATGCGCCCCGTGCGCCTGGCCCTGATCGCCGACATCCATGGGAATGCCGACGCCCTGCGGGCTGTGTTGGCCGACGCGGAAGCGCAGGGCGCCGAGCGCATCGTCGTGAACGGCGACGTGGTGAACCGGGGTCCGGACTCGGCCGAGGCGTTGGCCCTGCTGCTGGAGCGGGATGACGTGGCCTTTACCCTCGGCAACCATGACGACCTGCTGCGGCTGTGGCAAGCCCGCAGCGACACTCTCCCCGCCGACTGGTTCACCGATCCGTTCTGGGGCGCGACCGATTGGAGCGCCGCGCAACTCGACCGCGCGGGCCTGTTGCACGTGCCGCAGGACTGGCCCATGACCCTCACGCTGACCGCGCCTGACCTGCCCGATGTGCTGATCGCCCACGGCACGCCCGCCCACTACCGCGAAAGCCTCAGCGAGCGCACCGACCCCGCGCGGGTGGCGGAACTCGCGGGCCAGGCGGGCGTCCTCGTCGGCTCGCACATCCACCGCCCGGCGCAGGCCACCCGCGCGGGTGTGCTGGTGCTGAATACCGGCGCGGTCGGCGCCCCTGCCAACGGCGACCCGCGCGCCCAGTACCTCCTGCTGACCGCCACGCCCGCCGGATGGGTGCCCGAGTTCCGCGCCGTGCCCTATGACCGTGCGGGCGTCCTGCGCCGGTTTGAAACCAGCGGCCTGCTCAGCACCGGCCTCAGCGCCGAGATCTTCCGCGACGAGGTCCGCACGGCCCGCAGCCTCTACACGCCTTACTGGATGTGGACCGAGGCGCACGGCCACCCCCGCGACGCGCAGACCTGGGCCGCCTTTCAGCGCCAGCAGCTCCTGCCCCGGTCCTGA
- a CDS encoding fasciclin domain-containing protein: MKKQTSLITLSLMLATPALAGGAGAPAPKPPTASGCRSIAQIIMNDPQFSTLLTAVQAAGLTQTLMGGQYTVFAPTNAAFAKLPSDTLAAVLNDPDTLGSVLLYHVVPGKVMSKQVMGLKSVKSAQGANLTVHMNGNRVMINNANVTRADLPACNGVVHVIDMVLVPPMLAGTPAPAPAPAPAPAPAAPAPAPMTTAPAAPAPAAPAAFDVTRIPALPLSGATVNSTGMSTTGTTSTEATGTATTTGTTTETNTATTTETTTTTGTAGTEATGTATTGTTGTDTTATGTATTDTSATTAQANTTEQANTLYDVIVADDRFSTLRDLLSDAGLTEMLTNGEYTIFAPTNEAFDALPADTLATLEANPDLLRQVLSYHVVPGRMTAEQLSSGTSLNALAGGALPLSMNGTTQMVGPASVTDTVTTASNGTIYVINQVLMPPGLTLPAPASTTDTSSTAATGTTTTGTTDTSSTAAAGTTATGTTGTATTGTTATGTTTTGTTGTATTGTTAAATTAVTATPAPGTPAASTTAIGTSSNTTLASLITTDPRFSTLATLVQQAGLADTLAGGTYTIFAPTNEAFAKLAPADLSALSADPARLKQVLLYHVVQGRITGTALAGSPQLTSVQGGALTLTRSANPERTMIGNAMSSAIILPGSSIDTGNGTLYVIDTVLMPPAP, from the coding sequence ATGAAGAAGCAGACCAGCCTGATCACGCTCAGCCTGATGCTCGCCACGCCCGCCCTGGCCGGTGGGGCAGGCGCGCCCGCTCCCAAACCCCCGACGGCCAGCGGTTGCCGCAGCATCGCGCAGATCATCATGAATGATCCGCAGTTCAGCACGCTGCTGACGGCCGTGCAGGCCGCGGGCCTCACCCAGACGCTGATGGGCGGGCAGTACACGGTGTTCGCGCCCACCAACGCCGCCTTCGCCAAGTTGCCCAGCGATACCCTCGCCGCGGTCCTGAACGACCCCGACACGCTGGGAAGCGTGCTGCTCTACCACGTGGTGCCGGGCAAGGTCATGTCCAAGCAGGTGATGGGCCTCAAGAGCGTCAAGTCGGCCCAGGGCGCCAACCTCACCGTCCACATGAATGGCAACCGCGTGATGATCAACAACGCGAACGTCACCCGCGCGGACCTGCCCGCCTGCAACGGCGTGGTTCACGTGATCGACATGGTGCTGGTGCCCCCCATGCTCGCCGGGACCCCTGCACCCGCGCCAGCGCCCGCCCCGGCTCCGGCGCCCGCTGCCCCCGCCCCGGCTCCCATGACCACGGCACCAGCCGCTCCGGCGCCCGCTGCCCCGGCGGCATTCGATGTCACCCGGATTCCCGCTCTCCCGCTGAGCGGCGCGACGGTAAACAGCACCGGCATGTCCACGACCGGGACGACGAGTACCGAGGCGACCGGCACGGCCACGACCACGGGCACCACCACCGAGACGAACACGGCGACCACGACCGAGACGACCACCACCACCGGAACGGCGGGCACCGAAGCCACCGGCACGGCCACGACCGGAACGACGGGGACCGATACCACCGCCACCGGCACGGCCACCACGGATACGTCCGCGACCACGGCCCAGGCCAACACGACCGAACAGGCCAACACGCTGTATGACGTGATCGTGGCCGACGACCGCTTCAGCACGCTGCGCGACCTCCTCAGCGACGCGGGCCTCACCGAGATGCTGACGAACGGCGAATACACCATCTTCGCCCCCACCAACGAGGCCTTTGACGCCCTGCCCGCCGACACGCTGGCGACCCTGGAGGCCAACCCCGATCTGCTGCGGCAGGTGCTCTCCTACCACGTGGTTCCCGGCCGCATGACCGCCGAACAGCTGTCCAGCGGCACCTCCCTCAATGCCCTCGCAGGCGGCGCCCTGCCCCTGAGCATGAACGGCACCACGCAGATGGTCGGCCCGGCCAGCGTGACCGATACCGTCACCACGGCCAGCAACGGCACCATCTACGTGATCAACCAGGTGCTGATGCCCCCCGGCCTGACGCTGCCCGCCCCCGCCAGCACGACCGACACCAGCAGCACCGCCGCCACGGGGACGACCACCACGGGCACCACGGATACGAGCAGCACGGCTGCGGCTGGGACGACCGCTACCGGCACCACCGGCACGGCGACCACCGGGACGACCGCGACGGGCACGACCACCACGGGCACCACCGGCACAGCGACGACCGGCACCACGGCTGCGGCGACGACCGCCGTGACCGCCACGCCCGCACCCGGGACGCCAGCCGCCAGCACGACGGCTATCGGGACGAGCAGCAACACCACGCTGGCCTCGCTGATCACCACCGACCCGCGCTTCAGCACACTCGCCACCCTGGTTCAGCAGGCGGGGCTGGCCGACACGCTCGCCGGTGGGACGTACACCATCTTCGCGCCCACCAACGAAGCGTTCGCCAAGCTCGCCCCGGCCGACCTGTCTGCCCTCTCGGCTGACCCGGCCCGCCTGAAGCAGGTGCTGCTGTACCACGTGGTCCAGGGCCGCATCACCGGGACCGCCCTGGCTGGCAGCCCGCAACTGACCAGCGTGCAGGGCGGCGCCCTGACCCTGACGCGCTCGGCCAATCCCGAACGCACCATGATCGGCAATGCGATGAGCAGCGCGATCATCCTGCCCGGCTCCTCCATCGACACCGGCAACGGCACGCTGTACGTGATCGACACCGTGCTGATGCCGCCCGCCCCCTGA